From a region of the Bermanella marisrubri genome:
- a CDS encoding nitrite/sulfite reductase, whose product MYIYDEYDQKIVNERVSQFRDQTQRYLDGKLTEEQFLPLRLQNGLYVQRYAPMLRVAVPYGLLSSEQARKLGHIARTYDKGYAHISTRTNVQFNWPELAAVPDILAELASVQMHAIQTSGNCIRNTTTDQFAGVVPNELVDPRPYCEIIRQWSTFHPEFAFLPRKFKIAVNSHESDDRAATLLHDIGIKIVRNEQGELGYAFYVGGGLGRTPIVASLVKEFVAEKDLLTYLDAVLRVYNLHGRRDNKYKARIKILVKALGVDAFRDKVDAEWQHLKGGPGTLTQEELERVKGHFTAPNYETLDENTELQKQLSENKAFANWYNRNVNEHKVKGYAIVTLTLKKLGVPPGDITDRQFDSVADLADKYSFGEIRNTHEQNMVLADVKQDDLFELWQQAKELGFATPNLGLLTDMICCPGGDFCALANAKSIPVAEALQAKFDDLDYLHDLGDLDLNISGCMNACGHHHIGHIGILGVDKKGEEFYQVSLGGSSGPDASVGKILGPSFAREEMPDVIEKVLSVYVRNRIEGERFIDTYRRIGHSPFKEFVYAKSH is encoded by the coding sequence ATGTACATATACGACGAATACGATCAAAAAATCGTAAATGAGCGCGTATCTCAGTTCCGAGATCAAACACAGCGCTACTTAGACGGCAAGCTCACAGAGGAGCAATTCCTGCCGTTGCGTTTACAGAATGGTCTTTACGTGCAGCGCTATGCACCCATGCTGCGCGTGGCAGTGCCGTATGGCCTTCTTTCAAGCGAGCAGGCCCGCAAACTGGGTCATATCGCTCGCACATACGATAAGGGTTACGCGCACATAAGTACCCGCACCAATGTACAGTTCAACTGGCCAGAGCTAGCAGCTGTGCCTGATATTCTTGCTGAGCTGGCCAGCGTTCAAATGCACGCTATTCAAACCAGCGGTAACTGCATCCGCAATACAACAACCGATCAGTTTGCGGGCGTTGTGCCGAACGAACTGGTTGATCCGCGCCCTTACTGCGAAATCATTCGTCAGTGGTCAACTTTCCACCCAGAATTCGCGTTCCTTCCTCGCAAATTCAAAATTGCCGTAAATAGCCACGAGTCCGATGACCGTGCAGCGACCCTACTTCACGACATTGGCATCAAGATCGTACGCAATGAACAAGGCGAACTTGGTTATGCTTTCTACGTCGGCGGTGGCTTAGGCAGAACACCAATCGTTGCATCACTGGTTAAAGAATTCGTTGCAGAAAAAGATCTTCTTACATACCTCGATGCCGTGCTACGCGTTTACAATCTACATGGTCGTCGCGACAACAAATACAAAGCGCGCATCAAGATATTGGTTAAAGCCTTAGGTGTTGATGCTTTTAGAGATAAGGTCGATGCCGAATGGCAGCACCTGAAAGGCGGACCAGGAACACTCACACAAGAAGAGTTGGAGCGCGTAAAAGGCCACTTTACTGCGCCAAATTACGAAACACTGGACGAGAACACAGAACTCCAAAAGCAGCTTTCTGAAAATAAAGCATTTGCAAATTGGTATAACCGCAACGTAAACGAACACAAAGTGAAGGGCTACGCCATCGTCACGCTAACACTGAAAAAACTCGGTGTACCGCCAGGCGACATTACTGATCGACAGTTCGACTCTGTTGCAGACTTGGCAGATAAATATAGCTTTGGCGAGATTCGAAACACCCATGAGCAAAACATGGTACTTGCTGATGTGAAACAGGATGATTTATTCGAGCTGTGGCAACAAGCTAAAGAGCTTGGTTTTGCCACACCAAATCTAGGCCTGTTAACCGATATGATTTGCTGTCCAGGTGGTGACTTTTGTGCGCTTGCCAACGCCAAGTCTATTCCAGTAGCAGAGGCTCTACAGGCCAAGTTTGATGATCTTGATTATTTACACGACCTTGGGGATCTCGACCTTAATATATCGGGCTGTATGAATGCTTGCGGTCACCATCATATTGGTCACATCGGTATTTTGGGTGTAGATAAAAAAGGTGAAGAATTCTACCAAGTTTCTTTAGGCGGTAGCTCTGGCCCTGATGCATCAGTAGGTAAAATTCTCGGCCCATCTTTTGCCCGGGAAGAGATGCCTGATGTTATCGAAAAAGTATTATCCGTATACGTACGCAACCGCATAGAAGGCGAGCGATTCATCGACACTTATCGCCGCATTGGTCATAGCCCATTCAAGGAGTTTGTATATGCAAAATCTCATTAA
- the sohB gene encoding protease SohB, with product MEFLADYGLFLAKAITVVVTIGLIIGLIVSAGQKGEPGKLKVEKLNEKLNKVKQRLESELLDKKALKEKAKALKKSAKKEKSEEATKKARVIVLDFKGDIKASASQQLREEITTILSLEEEIDEVVVRLESAGGMVHEYGFAASQLDRIRARGIPLTIAVDKVAASGGYMMAVVADRIIAAPFAVIGSIGVVAQLPNFHRLLKKHDIDVEMHTAGEYKRTLTVLGENTDKAREKFKEDLQDVHVLFKDYINSHRPNVDIEKVSNGDVWFGQRAIDQNLIDEIMTSDEYLQSKCSDADVFSISLKKKKSIKEKFSGDAESMLSRVVQNTIERLMHNKWFV from the coding sequence GTGGAATTTTTAGCAGATTACGGATTATTTTTAGCCAAAGCCATTACAGTGGTTGTGACTATTGGTTTGATCATTGGCTTGATAGTAAGTGCAGGGCAGAAGGGCGAACCAGGAAAACTGAAGGTTGAAAAACTGAATGAGAAACTAAATAAAGTTAAGCAGAGACTTGAGTCAGAGCTTCTCGATAAGAAAGCGCTAAAAGAAAAGGCGAAAGCACTTAAGAAGTCAGCGAAAAAAGAAAAGTCCGAAGAGGCGACAAAAAAAGCCAGAGTGATCGTTTTGGATTTTAAAGGCGATATCAAAGCGTCAGCTAGTCAGCAGCTACGTGAAGAAATTACTACGATTTTAAGTCTCGAAGAGGAGATTGATGAGGTTGTCGTGAGGCTTGAGAGTGCGGGTGGAATGGTGCACGAATACGGTTTTGCAGCATCTCAGCTCGACAGAATACGCGCTAGAGGCATACCCTTGACGATTGCAGTTGATAAGGTGGCTGCTAGCGGTGGGTATATGATGGCTGTAGTGGCTGACAGGATCATTGCTGCACCTTTTGCTGTTATCGGTTCTATTGGTGTTGTAGCTCAACTGCCAAACTTCCATCGTTTACTGAAAAAACATGATATTGATGTGGAAATGCACACAGCAGGAGAATATAAGCGTACATTGACAGTATTAGGTGAAAATACAGATAAGGCCCGAGAAAAATTCAAAGAAGATCTGCAAGATGTTCATGTCCTATTTAAAGACTACATTAATAGTCACAGGCCTAATGTTGATATTGAGAAGGTGTCTAATGGTGATGTCTGGTTTGGCCAGCGTGCTATCGACCAAAATCTAATAGACGAAATCATGACTAGTGATGAGTATTTACAGTCAAAGTGCAGCGACGCAGATGTGTTCTCTATTAGCCTTAAAAAGAAAAAAAGCATCAAAGAAAAGTTTAGCGGTGATGCTGAGTCAATGCTTAGCCGAGTTGTACAGAATACCATCGAGCGCTTAATGCACAATAAATGGTTTGTTTAA
- the nfuA gene encoding Fe-S biogenesis protein NfuA → MLTITDAAKDYLVELLAKQNTPGMSVRVFITQPGTPYAETCLAYCRPDEVNPNDEVMDQDELRVYLDKQSILYLEDAKIDFAKDKMGGQLTIKAPNAKMPKVNDDSPIQDQVNYILYNEINPGLASHGGEVKLVEVTEDNLAILEFGGGCQGCSAVDITLKEGIEKTLLSKLPQLSGIRDATDHTQAENAYM, encoded by the coding sequence ATGCTGACCATTACTGATGCAGCCAAAGATTATTTAGTAGAGTTGCTCGCGAAGCAGAATACACCTGGAATGTCTGTGAGGGTGTTTATTACACAGCCGGGTACACCTTATGCTGAAACATGCTTAGCTTATTGCCGTCCTGATGAGGTTAACCCAAATGACGAAGTAATGGATCAAGATGAGTTAAGGGTATACCTAGATAAACAAAGCATTCTCTATCTGGAAGATGCCAAAATCGACTTTGCCAAGGATAAAATGGGCGGTCAGCTAACGATCAAGGCACCAAACGCCAAGATGCCTAAAGTGAATGACGATAGCCCGATACAAGATCAAGTAAATTATATACTGTATAACGAGATCAATCCTGGTCTAGCCTCCCATGGCGGCGAGGTAAAGCTTGTTGAGGTTACAGAAGATAACTTGGCGATTTTGGAATTTGGCGGTGGCTGTCAAGGTTGTAGTGCGGTTGATATTACGCTGAAAGAAGGTATTGAGAAAACACTCCTAAGTAAGCTTCCGCAATTATCAGGCATCAGGGATGCTACTGATCACACCCAAGCTGAAAACGCTTACATGTAA
- the dnaQ gene encoding DNA polymerase III subunit epsilon: MRQVVLDTETTGIGDGHRIIEIGCVELVGRKLTGRHYHQYINPQREVDPEAMEVHGITDEFLADKPVFAQVANEFLDFINGAELVIHNAPFDVGFMDMEFAKLSNFPKTAEVCGVLDTLTLARKMYPGQRNSLDALCRRLGIDNSHRELHGALLDSEILADVYLLMTGGQTALSLASEDASTEGSHELSVKVLVDQSQVANLPSWGVTDDEARQHQEYLELLATKAEKVNWSAHTES, from the coding sequence ATGAGGCAAGTTGTACTAGATACAGAAACAACGGGTATTGGTGATGGTCACCGAATTATTGAAATAGGGTGTGTTGAGCTTGTTGGTCGAAAGCTGACCGGCCGTCATTATCATCAATATATAAACCCGCAACGGGAAGTGGATCCCGAGGCTATGGAAGTTCATGGCATTACCGATGAGTTTCTTGCCGACAAGCCAGTTTTCGCACAGGTGGCGAACGAGTTTCTAGACTTCATAAATGGAGCGGAACTGGTGATCCATAATGCACCATTCGACGTCGGCTTCATGGATATGGAGTTTGCAAAACTATCTAATTTCCCTAAAACCGCTGAAGTCTGTGGTGTATTAGATACGCTGACACTGGCACGCAAGATGTATCCTGGCCAGCGCAATAGTTTGGATGCTCTGTGTCGCCGCCTGGGTATCGATAATAGCCACCGAGAGCTCCATGGCGCCTTGCTCGACTCGGAAATTTTGGCCGACGTATATCTACTGATGACAGGTGGTCAGACTGCGCTGTCTTTAGCTAGTGAGGATGCTTCTACGGAAGGGTCACATGAGTTGTCTGTCAAAGTATTGGTGGATCAATCTCAGGTAGCAAACTTGCCATCTTGGGGGGTTACGGACGACGAAGCGCGTCAACACCAAGAATACCTTGAGCTGCTGGCGACAAAAGCAGAAAAAGTAAACTGGTCAGCTCATACTGAATCGTGA
- a CDS encoding IS3 family transposase (programmed frameshift) produces MSKYSKEQKIKAIQQFLKSNESLKSVADKLEIDLSSLKKWVRHYQQHGIAAFEKKYTVYNAAFKLDVLKYVYSHNVSHQQAAAIFDIRNHGIIAKWRHQYQTGGFNALASKPKGRLPMTPKKPANNPDSSLTREELMKELEYLRAENAFLKKLRCLTPEKGKGGQEKALTIQGLRHKYPLAALLKAAKLSRSTFYYHNKPKAVNIDKAKLEGQIKRIYHRHKGRYGYRRITLALNGKGYRVNHKKVLRLMRDMGLKSKIRVKKYRSYKGEIGRIAQNHLQRDFKASKPNEKWATDVTEFNVKGEKLYLSPVIDLYNGEIVSYQVAKRPTLPLVMNMLQKAYKRLSGQQAPLLHSDQGWQYQHVSYREKLAERGLTQSMSRKGNCLDNAAMESFFGTLKSEMYHLKRFESLEELERDIKSYIRYYNRYRIKLKLKGLSPVDYRNQTLNP; encoded by the exons ATGAGTAAATACAGTAAAGAGCAGAAGATCAAAGCAATTCAGCAGTTTCTTAAGAGTAATGAATCACTAAAGAGTGTTGCAGACAAACTAGAGATTGACCTTTCGTCGCTTAAGAAATGGGTAAGACATTACCAGCAGCACGGAATAGCTGCATTTGAAAAGAAGTACACCGTTTATAATGCTGCTTTCAAATTAGATGTCTTGAAGTACGTTTATTCTCATAACGTGTCCCACCAACAAGCTGCAGCCATTTTCGATATACGAAATCACGGTATTATTGCGAAGTGGCGACATCAGTATCAAACTGGAGGCTTTAACGCATTAGCATCCAAGCCTAAAGGTAGACTACCCATGACACCCAAGAAACCCGCTAATAACCCCGATAGTAGTCTAACTCGTGAGGAGCTGATGAAAGAGTTAGAGTACCTGCGCGCGGAGAATGCCTTTCTAAAAAAGT TACGATGCCTTACTCCAGAAAAAGGAAAGGGTGGCCAAGAAAAAGCCCTCACCATCCAAGGATTAAGGCATAAGTATCCGTTAGCGGCGTTATTAAAAGCAGCAAAACTGTCTCGTAGTACGTTTTACTATCACAATAAACCCAAAGCGGTAAACATAGATAAAGCTAAGCTAGAAGGTCAAATAAAGCGTATCTATCACAGACATAAGGGACGCTATGGCTATCGCAGGATTACTTTGGCTTTGAATGGAAAAGGGTATCGAGTAAACCATAAAAAGGTATTACGACTAATGCGTGACATGGGCTTGAAATCCAAAATACGAGTTAAGAAATACCGATCTTATAAAGGAGAAATCGGGCGTATAGCTCAGAACCATCTCCAGCGAGATTTTAAGGCGAGCAAGCCAAACGAAAAATGGGCAACAGATGTCACAGAGTTCAACGTTAAAGGGGAAAAGCTCTATCTATCACCAGTGATAGATCTTTATAACGGTGAAATAGTGTCTTATCAGGTCGCGAAAAGACCAACCCTACCGTTAGTGATGAATATGCTTCAAAAGGCATATAAACGCCTCTCAGGCCAACAAGCACCTCTCTTGCATTCAGATCAAGGCTGGCAGTATCAGCATGTATCTTATCGTGAAAAGCTAGCGGAGCGTGGGCTTACTCAAAGCATGTCCAGAAAAGGGAATTGTTTAGACAATGCAGCGATGGAGAGCTTTTTCGGTACGCTAAAAAGCGAGATGTATCACTTAAAGCGGTTTGAATCACTAGAAGAACTCGAACGAGATATTAAAAGTTATATTCGCTATTACAATCGCTATAGAATTAAGCTAAAACTAAAAGGCCTGAGTCCGGTAGACTACCGAAATCAGACCTTAAACCCGTAA
- a CDS encoding class I SAM-dependent methyltransferase → MDQDLYKWRERPQIKRLLNVETRYLRQHLPQLHGHYLLQYSGVDYKAMPTSSLTYSYYASKGGSGDLIMDFEDIPLRENSIDCVLMHHVLDFEDKPHQCLREAARITVPNGYVVIVGFNPVSLWGLARYLPKTATPPAAQFLAKGRVLDWLSLLDFRVEQVQTFQAMPPWGLKYFRKIGMRLDRLLSLIGNPFGNCYVIVARKLVAGRTPIRPQWRALSGGRLPMPTPRIRGYRVSDR, encoded by the coding sequence ATGGATCAAGATCTGTATAAATGGCGAGAGCGTCCGCAGATTAAACGACTATTAAATGTTGAAACTCGTTACTTGCGCCAGCATTTGCCTCAACTTCATGGGCACTATCTACTTCAGTACAGCGGGGTCGATTATAAAGCGATGCCTACCAGCTCATTGACATATTCTTATTATGCTTCCAAGGGAGGTAGTGGGGATTTGATCATGGATTTTGAGGATATACCGCTGCGCGAGAACAGTATTGATTGTGTGCTGATGCACCATGTTTTAGATTTTGAAGATAAGCCTCATCAATGTTTGCGCGAGGCGGCGAGGATCACAGTTCCAAATGGTTACGTTGTTATTGTGGGTTTTAATCCAGTGTCCTTGTGGGGTCTTGCTCGTTACTTACCTAAAACGGCGACACCTCCAGCGGCCCAGTTTTTAGCCAAAGGAAGAGTTCTCGATTGGTTGTCGTTGCTGGATTTTAGGGTAGAGCAAGTACAGACGTTTCAAGCTATGCCGCCATGGGGGTTAAAGTACTTTCGGAAAATAGGTATGAGGCTTGACCGATTGCTTTCGTTAATTGGCAATCCTTTTGGTAACTGCTACGTGATTGTGGCTAGAAAATTAGTTGCAGGGCGAACGCCGATTCGGCCACAATGGCGCGCTTTGTCTGGCGGGAGACTTCCTATGCCAACTCCGAGAATAAGAGGATATCGTGTCTCAGATCGTTGA
- a CDS encoding 5-(carboxyamino)imidazole ribonucleotide synthase, translating to MSIKRVGVIGSGQLGRMMALAGTPLNVEFVFYDEATLSPSSRLGDTIKPSEPDGLNRFIQSVDVVTYESENTDVSLVEHISRLKPIYPGTESLRKSQHRLTEKQAFRSLGIETAPFCAVRSYQEALDAASQLGYPFILKTTTEGYDGKGQALVKTSSDLSEAWEQLGDKELIAEGFVRFTRELSIIAVRDAKGNTKTYPLAENEHRDGILRVSRVPAQNVSLEKQKQAERYATEMLDHLGHVGVLTIELFDTENGLVANEMAPRVHNSGHWSIEGAYCSQFENHVRAICDLPLGSTEACHPFSAMINVIGRHGNGNQVLETPNQFLHYYSKSERAHRKIGHINTIASSIAELEESISSLQSFIEESGE from the coding sequence ATGAGCATTAAGCGTGTTGGAGTTATTGGTTCTGGCCAGCTTGGCAGGATGATGGCCCTAGCGGGAACACCATTGAATGTAGAGTTCGTATTCTATGACGAAGCAACGCTTTCGCCTAGTTCACGCCTAGGCGACACCATAAAGCCAAGTGAACCAGACGGGCTGAATCGATTCATTCAAAGTGTTGATGTTGTAACGTACGAATCGGAAAATACAGACGTCAGCCTTGTGGAACATATCTCTCGATTAAAGCCGATTTATCCTGGCACAGAATCGCTACGCAAGAGTCAGCACCGTCTTACAGAAAAACAAGCATTTCGGTCTTTAGGCATAGAAACAGCCCCATTTTGCGCAGTTCGCTCATACCAAGAAGCGCTAGACGCAGCTTCTCAGCTTGGCTATCCATTTATCTTGAAGACCACGACAGAAGGCTACGACGGCAAGGGTCAAGCACTGGTGAAAACCAGTAGCGACCTGAGTGAAGCTTGGGAGCAACTTGGCGATAAAGAGTTAATCGCTGAGGGGTTTGTAAGATTCACGCGCGAACTGAGCATTATTGCGGTGAGAGATGCAAAAGGAAATACCAAGACTTACCCGCTAGCGGAAAATGAGCACCGCGATGGTATTCTTCGCGTTTCGCGCGTTCCTGCGCAGAATGTTTCTTTAGAAAAGCAGAAACAAGCTGAGCGCTACGCAACCGAAATGCTCGATCATCTCGGTCATGTCGGCGTATTAACAATTGAGCTATTCGACACAGAAAATGGCTTAGTGGCAAATGAAATGGCACCGCGAGTGCACAACTCCGGCCACTGGTCCATCGAAGGCGCATACTGTAGTCAATTTGAGAACCATGTTCGCGCCATCTGTGATCTACCACTTGGATCTACTGAAGCTTGCCACCCATTCTCTGCCATGATCAACGTCATTGGTCGCCACGGCAATGGAAACCAGGTTCTAGAAACGCCCAATCAATTTTTACACTATTACAGTAAAAGTGAGCGTGCTCATCGCAAGATTGGCCACATCAATACAATAGCATCGTCTATTGCAGAACTTGAAGAAAGTATCTCCAGTCTACAATCGTTTATCGAGGAATCCGGAGAATAA
- the rnhA gene encoding ribonuclease HI, with translation MFTDGACKGNPGPGGWGVLLRYGAHEKELFGGELETTNNRMELMAAIRGLEALTKPCKVRLTTDSQYVRQGITQWLSGWKKKNWMTSSRQPVKNKELWQRLDSAVSKHDVEWHWVKGHSGHIENERADDLANKGVEQVTKS, from the coding sequence ATGTTTACAGATGGCGCATGTAAAGGGAATCCTGGTCCCGGTGGTTGGGGGGTGTTGCTTCGTTATGGAGCTCATGAAAAAGAACTGTTTGGCGGTGAATTAGAAACGACCAACAATCGAATGGAGCTAATGGCGGCGATCAGAGGCTTGGAGGCACTGACAAAGCCGTGCAAGGTTAGGCTAACCACTGACAGTCAATATGTTAGGCAGGGGATTACGCAATGGCTATCCGGTTGGAAGAAAAAAAATTGGATGACCTCATCTAGGCAGCCCGTAAAAAATAAAGAGCTCTGGCAGCGGTTAGATTCAGCTGTATCGAAACATGACGTTGAATGGCATTGGGTGAAGGGCCATAGCGGACATATTGAAAATGAACGAGCAGACGATTTGGCAAATAAAGGTGTTGAGCAGGTGACTAAGTCATGA
- a CDS encoding YhdH/YhfP family quinone oxidoreductase, with product MQAFLVSENETGFSGAWNHVSEPELLDGHVRIQVEYSSLNYKDALSYSGNKGVTRKFPHVPGIDAAGVVVSSQSDFFSKGDEVLVTGYDLGMNTFGGFADLVAVPENWIIKRPIGFSALDAMILGTAGLTAGLCVDKLLHNDIKPDQGSILVSGASGGVGSIACKLLSKLGFNITAVQRDNTKQGFLESLGVTDFISMDELLAGDGKPLLKPAFAAAIDVAGGKTLAAILKQIKPSGSVAACGLVDNLALDTTVLPFILRGINLLGVDSVEIPLSQKQAVWNKFAEDWKIDAQYQLIEREQLKDYLEALLKGEAKGRYVLKLK from the coding sequence ATGCAGGCATTTTTAGTTAGCGAAAATGAGACTGGGTTTAGTGGGGCTTGGAACCATGTTTCTGAGCCGGAATTATTAGATGGTCACGTGCGTATACAAGTCGAATACTCATCTCTGAACTATAAAGATGCACTGTCTTACTCAGGGAATAAAGGCGTAACCAGGAAATTCCCCCATGTACCAGGGATTGATGCAGCTGGCGTTGTTGTATCATCTCAATCGGATTTTTTTTCTAAAGGTGATGAGGTTCTTGTAACAGGTTACGATCTAGGCATGAATACCTTTGGCGGTTTTGCCGATTTGGTAGCGGTTCCTGAAAATTGGATAATTAAAAGACCTATAGGGTTCTCTGCTCTAGATGCAATGATCCTCGGCACGGCTGGTTTAACGGCTGGTTTATGTGTTGATAAGCTTTTGCATAATGATATCAAGCCAGATCAGGGTTCGATTCTCGTTTCCGGCGCAAGTGGTGGAGTGGGTTCTATTGCTTGCAAATTATTATCGAAACTGGGCTTCAATATTACCGCTGTACAACGAGACAATACAAAGCAAGGGTTTCTCGAGAGCCTTGGGGTGACAGATTTTATCAGCATGGACGAATTGCTTGCAGGTGATGGCAAGCCATTGCTTAAGCCGGCTTTTGCAGCAGCAATCGATGTTGCCGGCGGCAAAACTCTAGCTGCAATTTTAAAGCAGATTAAACCCAGTGGGTCAGTTGCTGCTTGTGGTTTAGTGGATAATCTGGCACTGGACACAACAGTATTGCCGTTCATATTGAGAGGTATTAATTTGCTGGGTGTGGATTCTGTCGAAATTCCTTTAAGCCAAAAACAAGCGGTTTGGAATAAATTTGCTGAGGATTGGAAGATTGATGCGCAGTATCAATTGATTGAACGAGAGCAGCTTAAAGATTATTTGGAGGCGCTATTAAAAGGTGAGGCGAAAGGGCGTTATGTTTTGAAGCTTAAATAA
- a CDS encoding SCP2 sterol-binding domain-containing protein, whose protein sequence is MTSVADIIEQMKGKFNADAAAGMENVFQFSVEDGDDFYVAVKDGDFEIANGSHDDPSVTLIMTTETLVGIMTGETDGMQAFMAGQLRAEGDMMLATKLGELFPQ, encoded by the coding sequence ATGACTTCTGTTGCTGACATCATCGAACAAATGAAAGGCAAGTTTAACGCCGACGCCGCTGCTGGTATGGAAAATGTTTTCCAGTTCAGCGTAGAAGATGGTGATGATTTCTACGTGGCTGTTAAAGATGGCGACTTCGAAATTGCTAATGGCTCTCACGATGACCCATCTGTGACACTTATCATGACCACTGAAACTCTTGTTGGAATCATGACTGGCGAAACTGACGGTATGCAAGCATTCATGGCTGGCCAGCTACGCGCTGAAGGCGACATGATGCTAGCAACTAAGCTAGGCGAGCTTTTCCCTCAGTAA
- the purE gene encoding 5-(carboxyamino)imidazole ribonucleotide mutase has protein sequence MKNPQVGIIMGSTSDWDTMKKAEEVLQQLGVNFEVKVVSAHRTPDLLFEYSETAAERGIQVIIAGAGGAAHLPGMVASKTHLPVFGVPVKSKALNGIDSLLSIAQMPAGISVGTLAIGPAGAANAGLLASQVIALHDEDVRAKLIEFRRKQTEKVLSIPDPREM, from the coding sequence ATGAAAAACCCTCAAGTCGGTATCATTATGGGTTCCACTTCCGATTGGGATACCATGAAAAAAGCTGAAGAAGTTCTGCAGCAGCTTGGTGTTAACTTCGAAGTAAAAGTGGTTTCCGCGCATCGCACCCCGGATTTGCTTTTCGAGTATTCGGAAACCGCCGCAGAACGAGGCATTCAAGTTATTATTGCTGGCGCAGGTGGAGCTGCGCATTTGCCAGGCATGGTTGCAAGCAAAACTCACTTGCCCGTCTTTGGCGTGCCCGTCAAAAGTAAGGCCCTCAACGGCATAGACTCACTGCTTTCGATTGCTCAAATGCCAGCGGGCATCTCGGTAGGTACACTTGCTATTGGGCCTGCCGGTGCCGCCAACGCCGGCTTACTGGCATCGCAGGTTATCGCCCTTCATGACGAGGATGTTCGCGCAAAGCTTATCGAGTTTCGTCGCAAACAGACTGAAAAAGTATTATCGATCCCCGATCCTAGAGAGATGTAA
- a CDS encoding DUF934 domain-containing protein, producing MQNLINDSEVLQNDWAIIDSVDALQSASGKVIVTTDLLEDAKANSDLTVGILLNGDADLEELKDEIGNATIVAINFPAFADGRGYSLARLLKERYDYQGEIRAIGDVLIDQLHFMKRCGFDTYLLKEGLVAEEALNYFKTFSDPYQLAYDEKQPLFRRRA from the coding sequence ATGCAAAATCTCATTAACGATTCAGAAGTATTGCAAAATGACTGGGCTATCATTGATTCGGTAGATGCATTACAAAGTGCAAGCGGAAAAGTCATCGTGACCACCGATTTATTAGAAGATGCAAAAGCGAATTCTGATTTAACAGTGGGTATCTTATTAAACGGTGATGCCGATCTCGAAGAATTGAAAGATGAAATCGGTAATGCAACGATTGTTGCAATCAACTTTCCTGCTTTCGCAGATGGTCGCGGCTACAGCTTAGCTCGCTTGCTTAAAGAGCGTTATGATTATCAAGGCGAAATACGCGCAATTGGAGATGTGTTAATTGATCAACTTCATTTTATGAAGCGTTGCGGATTTGATACTTACTTACTAAAAGAAGGCCTTGTCGCAGAAGAGGCGCTAAACTACTTCAAAACGTTTAGCGATCCTTACCAGTTGGCGTATGACGAAAAGCAACCACTTTTCCGTCGTCGTGCATAA